Within the Gossypium raimondii isolate GPD5lz chromosome 12, ASM2569854v1, whole genome shotgun sequence genome, the region TCAAAATAGGAGGTTGATCAAAACTATTTTTGtcaacttatttattatttcatggtcACATATGTTTAGTTTGTGGTAGCAGTCACGCGTTCACTTGATTTTAGTGTTTATTGTGTACCAAGTATTGTCTCCTTTAGGTTGCCTATCCATATGAAATTTTGGGTTCGTGACATACTTTCCATTTGTTATTTTGGATAAATTGCTTTGAATGGCAAACCCCAAAGCTTGGTAGGCTCTATTTCCTGCCATGCTCATAGTTTGATGGTCTTCATATTTTTCTTGTATACATTTTGCAAGTTGGGACCATTTTCAATTGCAACACCAGAATGAATTAGGCCCAATTTTCAATTGCAAATAGGTAatgattttacaaataaaattgcTCGAAGAAACGTTTTGCATCTGCCACCAACCACCTTGGTACCCGGCAAAAAGGCCGGTGGACCATGGAAACACTTCTTCAAGACTGTAATAAAGTGAACCTTTATTGAAACAAACAGCTTGCAGCCATTGAAGCTTTTCTTTATGATGGCTTTTATGTGGATCCAAATATCAGAAAGCAGATGGCATCTCTGCATCAGCAGCCTCCCTTTAAAGGGTGGGGAGGCAGACACCCAATCATCCAAATTACCTGCAATCACCACACTATACCAATATCAAGCCACCAGAAGCAATAAAATGTCTTTATATTGGTGAAAGTACATGTCAAGTCTCTCTATTATAGGATTTGGATCAAATGAGTcctctattattaaatgtatTAATCTAATCCCttgaatattaaaaagaataaaataaagttaaagtgcaacaaagtaaacatttaatatttaaaaattttcaaccgTTACTAATACAAGGActaaatgacattttttaaatgatatttgttAATTCTGTCGAAATTTGGtcttatttaattctttttaataatacaggaactaatttgattcatttaataGTAGAGGAACTAATTTGATCTTATATAAACAGAACTGCCAGGTACATTCACCCTTTATAATTGCAATATCCAATGGTTTTGAATTGCTTCAACAAGTTTGCTCAAAATACTAACCAAAAATATAACTAGGTGCTTATGTTCCCGTCCTTGGAAACAAATCATCCTAACAAGAGCTCAATCTTACTTAAACATTGTGCTAAGAAAATACTGAAAAACAGACAGACACATACCTGGATTAACACCTCAACAATCCTGGACACCAGGGAACATATATAGCCAATGAAATCTGCATTATCTGTAGTAATATACAATATCACTTTGATCTATTTCTTATTTTCCTAATCAAGTAATTCTCCAATCCAATGCCTGCCTCTACTATTCTTGTGTCTCTTTTAATTTCTACCTTTATAACCTCTTCTAAAATCTCCTCCATTTTCTCTGTTTCATAATCTTCACAGATTGTAGGAACTATCGTTCCCCAAGTATCCGTATGCGGTACTTCCCGGAGCTCAAGCATTTCCCCTAGCACTTCAGTAGCTGCATCAATCTTACCAACACTGCAAAACCCTTTGATTAAAGCATGAGAAACTGAAAAATGTGGCGAAAACCCTTTTGACAACATTTCCTCCATATACTTTTTAGCCTCATCAAACATCCCTTGATCACATAACCCTCCAACCAAAGTCCTATAAGAAACCAAATTAGGCAAACACCCATTTGAAGGCATATCCTCAAGAACCTTAACAGCATCCATAGCTCTTCCTTCTCTACAAAAACCCAATATAACAGTATTATAATGCACAATGTCAGGGTTACACCCTTTAACTTTCATTCTACAAAGAAGCTTATAAGCTTCTCTAAGCTTCTTCTTCCTACACAAACTATTCAACAAAGTAGTATAACTCAATGAATCCGGTTCGAATCCTTTATTCAACATATCTTCTAACAAATCTACAGCTCTATTCACTTGACTCTTCCTGCATAGCCCTTGCATTAATATCCTATAAGACTCGACATCAGGCATAACGTCTCTTTCAAACATTTTGTTGAACAGTTTGTACGCAATACTCAAACCCCCGTTCAAACAAAAAGCACCCATCAAAATGTTGTAAGATTTGGTATTGGGGAAAACACCGTATTTATGGGCAGTCTTGAAAAGGTCGAAAGCAGGCATGATGAAGTTACGATGAGAAACAAGCAGCTCGAGGATACGATTTAAGTGTCTGGGTAAAGGCTTAACGTTGAATTCAAGCATTTTGTAGAACACACTGAGAGCTTTCTCCGGTAAATCAGCTTCGGCGTAGATTTTGATGAGGTAAGAAAAGAGAGTCGGGGTTACCCGATATTGATCGGATTTGAGACGAACGAGAAGGTCGTCGACAAGAGAGAAGTGCTTGGAACGGCCGAGTTTGAGAATGAGGACGAGGAAGGAAGAGTAAGAGTGACGAAAACCGGGTTGGGTGGTGGCGATATCGAAGATTTCTTTAGCGAGGAGAGGGTCGGACTGGGCGGATATCAGTTTCAGGACTCGCGTAGGGGAAGCTATTGGCGACGGCGACGGTTGCCGCTGATTGGGCGGTGGATTCGGAGATGAGGAGTAGAACAAGAGGAATGAAGGGTTTATGAGGGAGGTGAGTGAACGAGGAACAGTTGTTACAGTTTTGGAGGAACgtaagaaacattgaagcaTTGTTTCGTTGTTTGGTTTTTGTCAGCGAGACCATTGATACCAGCTCAATACATACACTTGAACATaagaaaacgaaaaataaaagggtagaCTACActcatggtcacttttgtttaccttaggttacgttttagtcacttatgtttgaaatgttacgttttagtcatttacgttatcatgttgtaacattttagtcattgagccattaataaatcgttaatggtgtaatgtagtgacgtgacacgttaaatcatcatttcaaataaaattttaggttaaattatacaattgatccccatatttttttcgttttaagtaatttaatttttttcttttatgttctttaaactttcctttttttttccattctcttttgtttctccctctgttttcatatctttcccatttcttttaacatattaggaagtcgaattggcagtgaaaaaaaaagtaggaaGTCGACTGTCATCATTtacctataaccaaaaccctatAACTAAAAGccataaacccataccatgcttctttcttcactaccaatttgacttcctggtatgttaaaagaaataaagaaggtaggaaaacagagggagaagcagaagagaatggaaaagaaaaaaaagaaagaaagaaagttaaaagaacataaaagaattaaattgctcagaacgaaaaattatggggaccaaatgtataatttaacctaaagtttttgtttgaaatgataatttaacgtgccacgttagcttaccattacaccattaacgacaattaacggctcagtgactaaaatgttacaacacaataacgtaagtgactaaaacgtaacatttcaaacataagtgattgaaatgtaacctaaggtaaacaaaagtgaccattggtgtagtttacccaaaataaaaaggtttaTCTATGATTCCTGTCCCGCTACtcttaatatatttgaaattcaattttaaattttaattcaatcgtGGAATCAAGGATTATTTTTCCggattaatattaaaaataattaattactgaaataatataaattttttacttaaatcataTGAACTATGCATGGAAACCCCAAATCAATATGATGGTTAACAATTTATAGTAGTAACAATTGCACTAATTGCATCAGAAACAGATATGGGGAATCCTCAAAACCCTAAATTCAGCAACCGATATGCTGATTTTGGGTTCTCATGGCTAGCAATTCGGTGTAGATGTAGCAAAGAATCTTTGTTGCCTAAGAAGCCCAAATCGACAATCAACATGCCAATTTGAGCTGTTGAGACAGTAAAAATTCTTTACTCCCTTACCGTCCAACATGACTAAAGGTCGAGAATCCCGGACCTACCACAAGCAGAGGTGTTTAAAAACCCCAATTCTTTGGGAAGTCAATGCTTGTTAAGCTTTGACGTGAAAAACAATTTGATagctaaaagaagaaaaaagtctatttgttaaaagagttaaaaaaaactatttgttAATAGAGTTAGCAAATTTGTTTAAAGATAATTTTGCTTAGAGGAGGAGGATTAATATTTTGAGGTGTTGAAAACCAACCAACAATATttggtaataataaaattttaattatgcatgttgaGTAATTTTCTGTGTGTCTCATTAAAAGAAACATTCgggtatttatacatattatcaCTATTCATAATTTGACTCCACTGTTCATGACTTAACCCCACTATTCATAAGATTAACACTCTGAGCAGGCCTCGGGCATGTTAGACATGTGTATCGTTCCAAGTCGCATGTTGGAGTCCGCAGTTCCCTCCATGTGAACTCTTTGGGTGTATGTGAGTTGGGACCGCAAACTCCCTTTGACTACTGCGAGTTAATACCGCAAGCTCCATTCAACTCCTGCGAGCCGCTATCGCAAGCTCCCCTAACTCCCGAAGCATATCTGGGTCTTGGGTCGGTGACTATTACTGTATGACAATCTAGTCCCCCTAGTGGGCCTAAGGAGGGTTATAAAGTGGCGCTCTTTAGGGCTATCACTTCGTGTTTATTACAGCCTATAGAATACGCAACGTCTATTGTGACCTTATGTCAACTTTGCCACATGTAGGGACGGATTGTGCTTGTGTGTATCTGACCATTGGTGTCCTTCGTTTATTTGACAGTCAGAATGTGGAGGGAAGAGACTTCTTTAAAAGGGGGTTTTCTGAAACCCTAAAACTCACGctcttaaattttttgtaaCTGGAATCAGTCGAAGCTTTTCTTCAAGGTAAATCTTAGTTACTTCTCgttttaggttttaaatttcctctattcttttcttcttctttttgcgTCGAAAACATATCGAGAATGAAAGGAACTCATGGTCAATTAGTTCCGCGTTGCCCACCATGGGAGCGTGCTTCCAAAACCCTTGTCAAAGCTAACTTTTTCCCCTGCACTACAAAATACGAAGATACGTATTAGGCCTTACGTGCGCGAGGAATCGAGATTCCCAATTTTGCCTACAAATTCTCTATTCTTGAGGATTTGCACAGGCTCAGTGACACCAACGATTGCAGTTTCTTGTTCTCCCTCCACGCCTTGGAAGTTGGGTTTCACTTACCTTTGAACTTGTTCTTCTGTCATCTCCTTGATTATTACCAGATTGCCCTTAGTCAACTTTGTGGATTTTCGTGGTGGATCGCGGTGGCTTACTTTATTGACTATTGCCATTGTAATGAAATACCACAGCTCATAGTTTTCCAGAGTTTGCATGTATTAAAGGCCCAAAACTGAGCGAATTCAGTGGGTTTTCATTACTTCTCTCTTCGCGAAAAAGGTCCAACCATAATTGCGAACGGATGTCCCAACCTTCAGTTGAACTGGGGGAAGTATATCAGTGTGAAATGCAAGCTCGCAGATGGGTTTGGCTTTCCTACAAAATGGTTCGCTCCAGTGGGGATGTGTGCTCCTTCCAACGAACTATTAGGACAGATGGAGGTGAGGCCCAGTTGAGAAGGCTCCACGTTGGCAGTTCCTTGGTTATTGAAGATGTCATAACCGTAAGAAATGTTTTCTTATACTGTTTGGAGGGTTATAGCCCCAATGGATATAAATGAGGTGACAGTAGAGAAGTTGCTAAGGCGTTAGGTGCGGTCTCTGAGGGCCGATAATGGCCACACATGGTCTATGGTGACGACAACCATTTGGGtcaaatttataaagaaatatattcaattttcatattcaacagattcataatgattaattaactttcacttttgaacttcaattatttataattaattaaataataatttaaaaatcttaaattatttctcaagtcatttctatacttagtgagaaaacacattcatttgcGAATGCaactcatttctctaacttcatcatttccattcatttatattcatttggttTTACATGCAATTCAATTCTAGTTTCAATAAACTACTGGAATGAccaattaaacatatataattaggattcaaataatttataattaagtttcaatttttacctattaattataaacttatttagtcacaaagtcattccactatagaaCCCCGATTGAACTCTCTTTAATTACATATCATTATGAAACTTACTTAAtaagtgctcgtccaatgacctagTCATAattgtgttaccctcataggatatccttaaaactcttttaaataacTTGGTTCTCTCAATATAATCTGATTTTaactcatggtaaccattacattttttcatgaaaagtcaattactatcaaataataatcaagttatttatcacaaagacaaatgaatCGTAACCATATTTACTTTTCACCTATCATATAATGTCGATGAgtggatatcatttacctattagttgagctatgaatttcactattgtaaATTATGCTACATATTGTAAAAGTCATATACCCACCGtgtcgaaattatttttttgtaaaaggggtcgactttgattttgaaaatgaaaaccaacatgggagtcgccaccaatctttttttgatgaggtaGGATAGAGTCACCtcgaaaaatggttgtttttaataaacgttttgatttattaaaacaacgattttggtccacgaaattcaaaaagacgagttcgggagtcggctATGCATGAGGaagtattagcaccctcgtaatgtctaaaattggtacctagttgattactttgtgttttttttagtGCCGAGAATTGAAAATCTTgaagatatttaaaatatgatcctttgttaaaatattgaaaatttttctagAAAGGGgacatatttcacgttaatagagaaagagaattacgtcccgtaagttaggacacaatgtcttaaattcccgatacgagaataaacattgaaaaatttacttatttgaaagatattcgattatctcggttttagaaagaaatcatattccataagttagaacacgatttTTTTGATTCCcgagattatttaaaatttagttttttttaaatcttcgtttatttggatttatcaagaaaatcaaaaccccgtaagttaggatacgacctttcgaatctcaaaatacgaagtattacttattttaaactcataatttatgtatcaagtaaaattaatgtATCACAAATTTGTTGTGAAAATAAATCACGATGATAATATGCGAAACAACATAAATGCGTTAAAAAACAGCAGGAAAGACGATAATGAATTAACGAAACAAACAAGCTGATTACAGAtaaaagaaagataacaagcaaactaaaaaaaaaaaagaaacaaccaTATGAATAAATGGGATATACAagggttttaaaaataataatactaataataatgagaataatatgaatgataataaaaataatgaataatctAACGTTTGTAATCATATAaaagaatttgaataaataaatataatatgataaaataggatatatgtatttaaaatattaggtaaataaatgtaaaaataaatataatagaaataataatacaaaattaattaatttaataatatgataacaataacaagtaaataaataaaaaggaaaataataatagtaataataatattaaattaattaatttaataataaaatagcaaaaataaaaaaaagagggctaaattgagtttgaaaacaGAAGTTTGGGgcaaatcagaaataaataaaaggacaagGACCAAGTAGAACGTGCGAATAACAAGGAGGGACCAAAATGGGCAATAATCCCCACCTTCCAAAACGCACAGCTTCAAGGTGGACcaatttaaaagttgaaataaattatagagcaaaaattaaaaatgaaagaaacttaattgaaaacaataaaaaagcggaagggctaaagACGCAATTAGCCCTTCCATTAAAAACCAAGTGAATCCTAGGGGTTAATGGGTCGGGTAATCGGGTTgtcccaaaacgacgtcgttttggccgTTTGAAGCCAATctcaaaacgacgttgttttagGGGGCCtatataagttaattttttcaacaaaaaaaatcatttagcccttgttttcaaaaaaaaactggAAAAGCTCTCCATTCTCCCTCTGGCCGAAGCACAGAATTCGCCCAAAGAGGACTGCCGTGGCTTTGCCGCGCCTCCGCCGTGGACGGTGGTCGGATGCCTCAGGTAAAGTTTTCGTCccctttttataatatatttgatatatatatagtttttgaaaacaaaaggaaaatagaaatttttgaatataaatagtttcaaaaacaggaaaataaagaaaataaaaatgacctTTGCACGTTTCtaactttgttttttctttgctttttgttGTTTGTATACTTGAATATGTTTTTGTTGTATTCAAGAAAAAATTTCGGGGACAAAATTACAATGGTTTTTCATGGCTTATATAGCCattttacaaagttttaatctatttttgtatatttgctGTCAGTTTTGCTTTTAGTCTTTACAGTTGGAGGTCCAAGTGGAGGGCGGTGCTGACAGAGGTGGTAGAGGCGGTGGCAGACCTAGGGAAGTTAGGGGCGGCACGggctagggttttctttttgtttttctattttttgggtATTGGGCTAATTGGGCTTGAATtgggaaattttggttttgggccTGTCTGGTTTTTGTTGGGTCTGTAATTGGTTTAGTTTGGATTGTAATGGGGTTGTATTGGGTTTTATTCTTTATAGGCCCCAGGCAGAATTAGCCTACAACAGCTGCCTCTCTTTGTTTATtttcgtgtaacgagaatggagcaaagacttttgAAGGGCTAATTTTGCCTAGTCTTGTcgagtcttgacttctttgggtgcttctcttcttcaggTAGCCTCATTCGAACCCACTgtatcttcaggggtataggaatTGTCGCTTCgaccactccactacaactttagggagataagacttgtagcttcgatccattccactgtaacttcagagagataagacttatagcttcaatttgctcagctgcaacttcaaggagaggAGGTTTGTGTCTTCTATCTGTTTTACTACAAACTAAGAGAGATAAAGtgtgtagctttaatctgctctgctgcaacttgaaaaagataagatttgttatttgtaacctgctccactgcaattttAGGGAGAAAAGGTTTGCGGctttaatttgctccactgcaacttcaaggagataagatttgtagcttatcttcaatctgcttcactgcaatttcaaggagataagattt harbors:
- the LOC105763966 gene encoding pentatricopeptide repeat-containing protein At4g01400, mitochondrial, whose translation is MLQCFLRSSKTVTTVPRSLTSLINPSFLLFYSSSPNPPPNQRQPSPSPIASPTRVLKLISAQSDPLLAKEIFDIATTQPGFRHSYSSFLVLILKLGRSKHFSLVDDLLVRLKSDQYRVTPTLFSYLIKIYAEADLPEKALSVFYKMLEFNVKPLPRHLNRILELLVSHRNFIMPAFDLFKTAHKYGVFPNTKSYNILMGAFCLNGGLSIAYKLFNKMFERDVMPDVESYRILMQGLCRKSQVNRAVDLLEDMLNKGFEPDSLSYTTLLNSLCRKKKLREAYKLLCRMKVKGCNPDIVHYNTVILGFCREGRAMDAVKVLEDMPSNGCLPNLVSYRTLVGGLCDQGMFDEAKKYMEEMLSKGFSPHFSVSHALIKGFCSVGKIDAATEVLGEMLELREVPHTDTWGTIVPTICEDYETEKMEEILEEVIKVEIKRDTRIVEAGIGLENYLIRKIRNRSK